A region from the Andrena cerasifolii isolate SP2316 chromosome 9, iyAndCera1_principal, whole genome shotgun sequence genome encodes:
- the Ca-alpha1d gene encoding ca[2+]-channel protein alpha[[1]] subunit D isoform X4 has translation MSAGGDGGSGLGPPGLPGAQPTAATPPILGQHLNPQSAQDGQPAPAQSQTGQTLGTSTGAPKSATKRPARRGGKPPPDRPVRALFCLPLKNPVRKMCIDVVEWKPFEWLILMTIFANCVALAVYTPYPYGDSNLTNQYLEKIEYIFLVIFTVECVMKIIAYGFVAHAGAYLRNGWNILDFSIVVIGMVSTVLTILMKEGFDVKALRAFRVLRPLRLVSGVPSLQVVLNSILRAMIPLLHIALLVLFVIIIYAIIGLELFSGKMHKTCRHNVTDAIMEDPIPCGPGGFQCDNLGPEYYCSKQFWDGPNWGITNFDNFGLAMLTVFQCVTLEGWTDVLYSIEDAMGSSWQWIYFISMVILGAFFVMNLILGVLSGEFSKEREKAKARGDFHKLREKQQIEDDLRGYLDWITQAEVIEPETDEPKMQDGKSKQQSEMESTDQLEGDEEGVQQESVWRRKKRDFDRVNRRMRRACRKAVKSQVFYWLIIVLVFLNTGVLATEHYNQPSWLDDFQEITNMFFITLFSMEMMLKMYSLGFQGYFVSLFNRFDCFVVIGSITEMILTNTHVMPPLGVSVLRCVRLLRVFKVTQYWKSLSNLVASLLNSIQSIASLLLLLFLFIVIFALLGMQVFGGKFNFSELQDKPRHNFDSFWQSLLTVFQILTGEDWNAVMYDGIRAYGGVASFGMLACFYFIILFICGNYILLNVFLAIAVDNLADAESLTAIEKEAEEEAEKNKSHSDAPARDEVSEEQGDSGEELGGDDEGGETDLEQDPNETKEEDEEEEEEEEEEEEEEEEEGEHNEMHDDGTGQGVSARPRRMSEFNMATKVQPIPAGTAFFIFSQTNRIRVFCHWFCNHNYFGNVILVCIMISSAMLAAEDPLSALSYRNQILQNFDYFFTTVFTIEICLKMISYGFIIHDGAFCRSAFNLLDLLVVCSSLISMSFSSGAFSVVKVLRVLRVLRPLRAINRAKGLKHVVQCVIVAVKTIGNIVLVTSLLQFVFAVIGVQLFKGKFFCCSDASKMTKDECQGTYLEFEDGNINKPVMKERNWHQNRFHFDDVAKAMLTLFTVSTFEGWPSLLDVSIDSNKEDHGPIHNFRPIVAAYYIIYIIIIAFFMVNIFVGFVIVTFQNEGEQEYKHCELDKNQRNCIEFALKAKPVRRYIPKHRIQYKVWWFVTSQPFEYTIFTLIMINTVTLAMKFYRQPEVYTEALDVLNMIFTVVFALEFIFKLAAFRFKNYFGDAWNVFDFIIVLGSFIDIVYSEVNPGSTIISINFFRLFRVMRLVKLLSRGEGIRTLLWTFIKSFQALPYVALLIIMLFFIYAVIGMQVFGKIAIDDDTSINRNNNFQSFPQAVLVLFRSATGEAWQEIMMDCSVQPGVVKCDPHSDEVNNPNGCGSDIAFPYFISFYVLCSFLIINLFVAVIMDNFDYLTRDWSILGPHHLDEFIRLWSEYDPDAKGRIKHLDVVTLLRKISPPLGFGKLCPHRVACKRLVSMNMPLNSDGTVLFNATLFAVVRTSLRIKTEGNIDVANDELRKVIQKIWKRTSPKLLDQVVPPPGVDDEVTVGKFYATFLIQDYFRRFKKRKEQEMKDGDKDCHNTVTLQAGLRTLHEAGPELKRAISGNLEELLDDPEPMHRRNHSLFGSVWSSMRKGHHGFNRARSLKVNSTTKASPTNSIDFLPYSSLHRAGGPDAPNQITARSHQVVPNVAGGLSDSAMNQMGMDQKLTGIEENIPLRPLAMFGNPVQQQPYHPSYKVVDLQDGIEQQLTPPTPPPRRNHPPPSNAPSTGTPHPAQQSSSKSGSGTPSIATCTSTSSTNTSTATTSPSPGSSSNGARCYYSYPTRGCCVDCAVWSNHAVDREDVESSAGSEFSGSGGTGDSGGSSGWSSSEKVRSRGGSTGQEFPVASRSRARSRREPLAGNSAVPSFRKRDASSGCQSSSSTTSASTGPGPDPGNGTSTSTAIGTGTGTGTGTGTGTGTSVARTVANGLKLAQTQAIAVASFLADVDSRPCRVCSSCQSHRASYHGRVSWAGESNGSIGAERLSHSLPGSPADRKPNFEVIGSAESLVGRVLVEQGLGKYCDPEFVRYTSREMQEALDMTREEMDRAAHQLLLQERRGQPLTYQLQQATDQQWAPPYQQGQQPTGIGYQPLQEQQPAGPRQYQPFYRGGQATSSQPPAQQQPPPS, from the exons ATGAGCGCGGGGGGGGATGGGGGCTCGGGGTTGGGCCCCCCTGGGCTGCCGGGGGCCCAGCCGACTGCCGCGACCCCCCCCATCCTCGGGCAGCACCTGAACCCCCAATCTGCCCAGGACGGACAGCCAGCACCCGCGCAGTCGCAGACGGGCCAAACTCTCGGGACCAGCACCGGTGCTCCCAAGTCCGCCACCAAGAGGCCGGCTCGCAGGGGTGGCAAACCCCCACCCGACAGGCCCGTCAGGGCCCTCTTCTGTCTACCCCTCAAGAATCCCGTGCGGAAGATGTGCATAGACGTCGTCGAATGGAA GCCGTTCGAGTGGCTTATTCTCATGACGATATTCGCGAACTGCGTCGCCCTGGCAGTCTACACACCGTACCCGTACGGCGATTCTAATCTGACCAACCAGTATTTG GAAAAAATAGAGTATATATTTCTTGTGATTTTTACGGTCGAGTGCGTAATGAAGATCATCGCTTACGGCTTCGTCGCTCACGCTGGCGCTTATCTCCGCAACGGATGGAACATACTAGATTTCTCGATAGTAGTTATAGG AATGGTGAGCACGGTGTTGACGATACTCATGAAAGAAGGCTTCGACGTGAAAGCGCTAAGGGCTTTCCGAGTGCTGCGACCTCTCAGGCTGGTCTCCGGAGTGCCAA GTCTTCAAGTGGTCCTCAACTCGATTTTGAGAGCGATGATACCTCTGCTGCACATCGCCCTGCTGGTTCTGTTCGTCATCATTATTTACGCCATCATCGGCCTCGAGCTGTTCTCCGGGAAAATGCACAAAACGTGCAGGCACAACGTGACCG ATGCTATAATGGAGGACCCGATTCCGTGCGGGCCTGGCGGCTTCCAGTGCGACAACTTGGGGCCCGAGTACTACTGCAGCAAGCAGTTCTGGGACGGTCCGAATTGGGGTATCACGAATTTCGACAACTTCGGCCTGGCCATGTTGACGGTCTTCCAGTGCGTTACGCTCGAGGGCTGGACGGACGTGCTTTACAGC ATCGAAGACGCGATGGGAAGCTCGTGGCAGTGGATTTATTTTATCTCGATGGTTATACTTGGAGCTTTCTTCGTGATGAATCTGATTCTCGGTGTGTTGTCCGG CGAGTTCTCCAAAGAGAGGGAGAAGGCGAAGGCGCGGGGCGACTTCCACAAGCTCAGGGAGAAACAGCAGATCGAGGACGATCTCAGGGGCTACCTGGACTGGATCACGCAGGCGGAGGTCATCGAGCCGGAGACCGACGAGCCGAAAATGCAGGACGGAAAGT CGAAGCAGCAGAGCGAGATGGAGAGCACGGATCAATTAGAGGGGGACGAGGAAGGGGTTCAGCAGGAGTCTGTGTGGAGGCGGAAAAAGCGGGACTTCGATAG GGTAAACAGGAGAATGAGGAGGGCCTGTAGGAAAGCCGTGAAGTCGCAGGTTTTCTACTGGCTGATCATAGTACTGGTATTCCTGAACACGGGCGTTCTGGCGACCGAGCATTACAATCAGCCATCTTGGTTGGACGATTTTCAAG AGATCACAAACATGTTTTTCATCACGCTGTTCTCCATGGAGATGATGCTGAAGATGTATAGTTTAGGATTTCAA GGTTACTTTGTCTCGTTGTTCAATCGGTTCGACTGTTTCGTCGTGATCGGCTCGATTACCGAGATGATCTTGACGAACACGCACGTGATGCCGCCGCTCGGCGTTTCCGTTCTGCGTTGCGTCAGATTGCTCAGGGTGTTCAAAGTGACACA ATATTGGAAGTCGCTGTCGAACTTGGTGGCCTCTCTGTTGAATTCCATACAATCGATCGCGTCCCTGCTGCTTCTGCTCTTCCTGTTCATCGTGATCTTTGCTCTCCTGGGCATGCAG GTGTTCGGGGGGAAGTTCAATTTCAGCGAGCTGCAGGACAAACCTCGTCATAATTTCGACAGCTTCTGGCAGAGCTTGTTGACAGTCTTTCAG ATATTAACCGGAGAGGACTGGAATGCCGTGATGTACGACGGAATCAGAGCCTACGGAGGGGTAGCGAGCTTCGGCATGCTCGCCTGTTTCTACTTCATCATCCTCTTTATATGCGGCAACT ATATTCTACTGAACGTCTTCTTGGCCATCGCTGTCGATAATCTGGCGGACGCCGAGTCATTGACTGCTATCGAGAAGGAAGCCGAAGAGGAG GCCGAGAAGAATAAATCTCACAGTGACGCACCAGCGAGGGATGAAGTTAGCGAGGAACAAGGTGACAGCGGCGAAGAACTCGGGGGTGACGACGAGGGTGGTGAGACCGATCTCGAGCAGGATCCTAACGAAAcgaaggaagaggacgaggaggaggaggaggaggaggaagaagaggaggaagaggaagaagaagagggcgaGCATAACGAGATGCATG ACGATGGCACGGGGCAAGGGGTGTCAGCTAGGCCGCGACGAATGTCCGAGTTCAACATGGCCACGAAGGTACAACCGATCCCAGCTGGCACAGCATTCTTCATTTTCTCGCAAACAAACAG GATTCGAGTCTTCTGCCATTGGTTCTGCAACCACAACTACTTTGGCAACGTGATTCTCGTCTGTATCATGATATCCTCGGCCATGTTAGCGGCCGAGGATCCCCTAAGCGCTTTATCTTATAGAAATCAG ATATTACAGAATTTCGACTATTTTTTCACCACAGTGTTTACGATCGAGATCTGCCTGAAGATGATCTCCTACGGTTTCATCATACACGACGGCGCGTTCTGCCGATCGGCGTTCAATCTGCTCGACCTGTTGGTCGTCTGCTCGTCTCTCATTTCAATGTCTTTCAG CTCCGGCGCGTTTTCCGTCGTGAAGGTCCTCCGCGTGCTGCGCGTCCTGAGGCCCCTGCGCGCCATCAATCGAGCCAAGGGATTAAAG CACGTAGTACAGTGCGTCATCGTAGCGGTAAAGACTATCGGAAACATAGTCCTCGTCACCAGCCTCCTGCAGTTCGTGTTCGCCGTCATTGGCGTACAACTGTTCAAG GGGAAATTTTTCTGTTGTTCCGATGCATCGAAAATGACGAAGGACGAGTGCCA GGGTACGTACCTAGAGTTCGAGGACGGTAACATCAATAAGCCGGTGATGAAGGAGAGAAACTGGCACCAGAACCGTTTCCACTTCGACGACGTGGCGAAGGCGATGCTCACGCTCTTCACCGTGTCCACGTTCGAGGGCTGGCCGTC ATTGCTAGACGTGTCGATCGACTCCAACAAGGAGGATCATGGACCAATTCATAATTTTCGACCGATAGTGGCCGCGTACTACATCATTTACATCATTATCATAGCATTCTTCATGGTGAACAtcttcgttggtttcgttattGTCACTTTCCAGAACGAGGGTGAACAAGAGTACAAACACTGCGAGCTCGACAAGAATCAG CGAAACTGCATCGAGTTCGCGTTGAAGGCGAAACCAGTGCGGCGATACATACCGAAGCATCGAATACAGTACAAAGTCTGGTGGTTCGTCACCTCTCAGCCGTTCGAGTACACCATCTTCACTCTGATCATGATCAACACTGTCACGTTAGCGATGAAATTCTATCGGCAACCAGAGGTCTACACGGAGGCGTTGGATGTCCTCAACATGATCTTCACCGTGGTGTTTGCCCTGGAGTTCATCTTCAAGCTTGCTGCGTTTCGGTTTAAG AATTACTTCGGCGACGCTTGGAACGTCTTCGACTTCATTATCGTCCTCGGAAGTTTCATCGACATCGTTTACTCGGAAGTGAAC CCGGGCTCGACCATCATTTCCATTAACTTCTTCCGGCTGTTCCGAGTGATGCGATTGGTGAAGCTGCTGAGCAGGGGGGAAGGCATCAGGACGCTTCTCTGGACTTTCATTAAATCCTTCCAGGCTCTGCCCTACGTAGCTCTACTTATTATAATGCTGTTTTTTATTTACGCCGTGATAGGTATGCAG GTGTTTGGAAAAATCGCGATCGACGACGACACATCGATAAACAGGAACAATAACTTTCAATCGTTTCCACAAGCGGTGCTGGTGCTATTCAGATCGGCTACAG GCGAGGCTTGGCAAGAAATCATGATGGACTGTTCGGTACAACCGGGTGTAGTGAAGTGCGATCCGCACAGCGACGAAGTCAACAATCCAAATGGCTGTGGGTCCGACATTGCATTTCCCTACTTTATATCTTTCTACGTTTTATGCTCCTTCCTC ATCATCAATCTTTTCGTCGCTGTGATCATGGACAATTTCGATTACTTGACGAGGGATTGGTCGATCCTGGGTCCCCACCATTTGGACGAGTTCATTCGTCTCTGGTCCGAGTACGATCCCGACGCCAAGGGTCGCATCAAGCACCTGGACGTGGTGACTCTTCTCAGGAAGATATCGCCGCCATTGGGATTCGGTAAACTCTGTCCCCATCGAGTCGCGTGTAAA AGGCTGGTCTCGatgaacatgccgttgaacagCGACGGCACGGTGTTGTTCAACGCGACGTTGTTCGCCGTGGTGAGGACCTCGCTACGAATCAAAACCGAGGGGAACATCGACGTAGCTAACGACGAGCTTAGAAAGGTTATCCAGAAGATATGGAAGAGAACCAGCCCGAAGCTCCTGGATCAAGTGGTCCCGCCACCCGGAG TCGACGACGAGGTAACCGTGGGAAAGTTTTACGCGACCTTCCTGATCCAGGACTACTTTCGAAGGTTTAAGAAACGCAAGGAGCAGGAAATGAAGGACGGCGACAAGGACTGTCACAACACGGTCACCCTACAG GCTGGTTTGAGGACTCTGCACGAAGCGGGCCCCGAGTTAAAGAGAGCCATTTCTGGGAACTTGGAGGAACTTCTCGACGATCCAGAACCCATGCACAGG AGGAACCATTCTCTCTTCGGCAGCGTCTGGTCGAGTATGAGGAAGGGACACCACGGTTTCAATAGGGCGAGGTCGCTCAAAGTAAACTCCACGACCAAG GCTTCCCCGACGAATTCCATAGACTTCCTGCCGTACTCCTCATTGCACAGAGCGGGCGGGCCTGACGCACCGAATCAAATTACCGCGAGGTCTCATCAAGTTGTGCCAAACGTAGCCGG TGGTCTGAGCGACAGCGCGATGAACCAAATGGGAATGGATCAAAAGCTGACAGGCATAGAGGAGAACATTCCTCTAAGACCGTTGGCCATGTTCGGGAATCCCGTTCAACAGCAACCCTACCACCCCTCTTACAAGGTGGTCGA TCTTCAGGACGGAATCGAGCAGCAGCTGACCCCGCCGACGCCACCACCCCGAAGGAACCACCCACCCCCCTCCAATGCCCCGAGCACAGGCACCCCGCACCCCGCGCAACAATCGTCCAGCAAGTCCGGCAGCGGCACGCCGTCGATCGCCACGTGCACGAGCACGTCGAGCACGAACACGTCCACCGCCACGACCAGCCCGAGCCCCGGCTCATCCTCCAACGGGGCGCGCTGTTACTATTCCTACCCGACACGGGGCTGCTGCGTCGATTGTGCCGTCTGGAGTAATCACG CCGTAGATCGCGAGGATGTGGAATCGTCGGCGGGCAGCGAGTTCAGCGGGTCCGGTGGTACCGGAGATTCCGGAGGGTCTAGCGGTTGGAGCAGCTCCGAGAAGGTCAGAAGCCGAGGAGGATCCACGGGGCAAGAGTTCCCGGTGGCGTCTCGGTCACGTGCTCGCAGTCGCCGCGAGCCGCTGGCGGGCAATTCGGCGGTACCGAGCTTCAGGAAGCGCGATGCGAGCAGCGGATGCCAGTCGAGTAGCTCGACCACCTCCGCGAGCACCGGCCCCGGCCCCGACCCCGGCAACGGCACCAGCACCAGCACTGCCATCGGCACCGGAACCGGTACCGGAACCGGAACCGGAACCGGCACCGGCACCAGCGTCGCGCGAACCGTCGCCAACGGCCTGAAGCTCGCCCAGACCCAGGCGATCGCCGTCGCCAGCTTCCTCGCCGACGTCGACTCGCGCCCCTGCCGCGTCTGCTCCTCCTGTCAGTCGCATCGGGCCTCTTACCATGGCAGAG TTTCCTGGGCCGGGGAGAGTAACGGAAGCATCGGCGCAGAGCGCCTGTCCCACAGCCTCCCGGGAAGCCCCGCCGACCGGAAGCCGAACTTCGAGGTGATCGGAAGCGCGGAGAGTCTCGTCGGTCGG GTACTCGTGGAGCAAGGACTGGGCAAGTACTGCGACCCCGAATTCGTGAGGTACACATCGCGGGAGATGCAAGAGGCGCTAGATATGACGCGTGAGGAGATGGATCGAGCAGCGCATCAGTTGCTGTTGCAAGAACGTCGTGGACAACCGCTGACGTACCAGTTGCAGCAGGCCACGGACCAGCAGTGGGCACCGCCGTACCAGCAAGGTCAGCAGCCGACGGGAATCGGGTATCAACCTCTGCAGGAGCAGCAACCTGCTGGCCCGCGCCAGTATCAGCCGTTCTATCGCGGTGGGCAGGCAACGTCGTCGCAGCCACCAGCACAGCAACAACCACCACCGTCTTAG